Proteins from one Ficedula albicollis isolate OC2 chromosome 3, FicAlb1.5, whole genome shotgun sequence genomic window:
- the RAD51AP2 gene encoding RAD51-associated protein 2, whose protein sequence is MQSKQIHGVQKMSEIGEQQMKNYKSSVRASTVGYEFKEKICPPINKQENSALAEGEVSGTYFRCNSTDTEYNKMFAENYFKNKIMENSEDDDDQKLKIHIYISAKNVQNDKCVSFNDLLQRRERKSTNEYAGTFHMQMSIPVTTEALDKNKLNLHCSVHDSNRDISLYEEESKLSTKGILDFQSYVTKFSTFESNSPCIIVQDFPDKRASCNVFRGKEMIKLKFSFQSMLFGWVRLWTESFREDMPTCQDESVTPWSYCRDTLKEQCEAQELVKSTINRNHNDKIFMCLLAAVSKHLKVEVLKIMLASFFSSTNALLTAEGKTMRGEKQSSYGRKENQLNSCTNGSLRQTIGFFKENGTYPGFVSSKFVENIDFELHNGCERRRFSRTLGEDEYTFLQRGALFHNQKSRLCKGRHVRKHHLLFRVSERFNTDLRSVRHKNSMKKQILRAKYLIFLQSSSDSSSLHKIYCCNITKVQYLIGANLRYQSYFPAHSQLKFEKIHKKSTNQEISVNTLKQEKSKPSIRLNSSFHVELFKAFPFVSYENKKHKTTGYRNCITSTNEVTNEVAYTIKKDLGNSSYINTDEKECLNSKELQMDCHGFLSKKSYSIFDTYEKIPLATDSEDFDQLPIVKQDSSIQKKVCGESAVTGSKEIQCLPVKSNDVLILSEQPKATTEEYNSLLLLDRQINKDENCKDLDTCSPHLANKIVDYQNSYLFSQNLFPSSSNIYQSVTLPLDSSSFVSREVSEDEHCRNFSSADKQKASEAIPAMVQYLSTESPAMTDTDLQLQAKETAQFSLQTNKTGSSDPATLKQHLEYAKEQEERNYEQMHVTNESQCETVMNYLIMSYSEDKSKTFIASEEELKVPLSIMNNGCLEDVKDNYLPLENKITLEFELKRKFDLVLEELRMFHEISKESVNNLSSLETNLPNSYGELKNAEGKDENMARVSQRKMCISSPISGTTKGKHKTDNNESSLHEKILNENEDQKVSKEYSISRMSYEELLHSPAVGAAYRNPYTWDPAFLPGTVFKEQSYNLQKEGGYFLSRDIIRVQPLKTCKGPIRIGLSRKARPKKLHPYLK, encoded by the coding sequence ATGCAGTCTAAACAGATACATGGTGTGCAAAAAATGTCTGAGATAGGGGaacaacaaatgaaaaattataaaagcagTGTAAGAGCTTCAACTGTTGGTTatgaatttaaagaaaagatttgCCCACCAATTAACAAACAGGAGAACAGTGCTTTGGCAGAAGGAGAAGTATCTGGAACTTATTTCAGATGcaacagcactgacactgaatataataaaatgtttgctgaaaattacttcaaaaataaaataatggagaaCTCAGAGGATGATGATGACCAGAAGTTGAAGATTCACATTTACATTAGTGctaaaaatgttcaaaatgaTAAATGTGTCAGCTTTAATGATCTTctgcagagaagagagaggaagagcaCTAATGAGTATGCAGGAACATTTCATATGCAGATGAGTATTCCAGTAACAACAGAAGCATTAGACAAAAATAAGTTAAACCTACACTGTAGTGTGCATGATTCCAATAGGGATATTAGCTTGTATGAAGAAGAATCAAAACTCTCCACAAAGGGAATACTTGATTTCCAAAGTTATGTAACAAAATTTAGTACATTTGAAAGTAATTCTCCTTGCATTATTGTGCAGGATTTTCCAGATAAGAGAGCAAGTTGCAATGTGTTTAGGGGAAAGGAGATGATCAAAttaaagttttcatttcaaagcatGTTGTTTGGATGGGTCAGGTTGTGGACTGAGTCTTTCCGTGAAGATATGCCCACGTGTCAGGATGAAAGTGTTACACCTTGGTCTTATTGCCGTGACACATTAAAAGAGCAGTGCGAGGCTCAAGAGTTGGTAAAGAGCACTATAAATAGGAACCACAACGATAAAATATTCATGTGTTTGCTGGCTGCTGTTTCAAAGCATCTGAAGGTGGAGGTACTAAAGATAATGCTTGCTTCCTTTTTCAGTAGCACAAATGCTTTATTGACAGCTGAGGGGAAGACTATGCGAGGAGAGAAACAGTCTTCGTatggcagaaaggaaaatcagttAAACTCATGCACGAATGGTTCTTTGAGGCAAACCataggattttttaaagaaaatggaacTTATCCAGGATTTGTAAGTTCTAAATTTGTGGAAAACATTGATTTTGAGTTGCATAATGGATGCGAGAGAAGACGTTTTTCTAGAACTTTAGGTGAAGACGAGTACACTTTCCTACAAAGAGGTGCCCTCTTTCATAACCAAAAAAGCAGATTATGTAAGGGAAGACATGTCAGGAAACACCACCTCTTATTCAGAGTGAGTGAAAGGTTTAACACTGATTTGAGGTCAGTCAGGCACAAAAACAGtatgaaaaagcagattttacgTGCTAAATACCTGAtctttctgcagagctcttcTGATAGTTCTTCACTACACAAGATCTATTGCTGCAATATCACAAAAGTACAGTATCTTATAGGAGCCAATCTTAGATACCAGAGTTACTTTCCTGCTCATTCACAACTGAAATTTGAAAAGATTCATAAGAAAAGTACAAATCAGGAAATATCAGTAAATACTTTAAAGCAGGAGAAGAGCAAACCAAGCATAAGGCTTAATAGTTCTTTTCATGTAGAATTATTTAAAGCTTTCCCTTTTGTTTCatatgaaaataagaaacataAAACAACCGGATATAGAAATTGCATAACTTCTACAAATGAAGTCACTAATGAAGTAGCATATACCATAAAAAAAGATTTGGGTAACTCTAGTTATATAAATACTGATGAAAAAGAATGTCTTAATTCGAAAGAGTTGCAAATGGATTGTCAtggttttctttctaaaaaatcTTATTCTATCTTTGACACATATGAAAAAATTCCCCTAGCTACTGATTCTGAAGACTTCGACCAGCTCCCAATTGTAAAGCAAGACAGTTCTATCCAAAAAAAGGTATGTGGAGAAAGTGCAGTCACTGGTTCAAAAGAGATTCAATGTTTACCTGTTAAATCAAATGATGTCTTAATTCTATCTGAGCAGCCGAAAGCAACCACAGAAGAATATAATTCTCTCCTGTTGCTAGATAGACAAATAAACAAAGATGAGAATTGCAAAGACTTAGATACTTGTAGCCCACATCTAGCAAATAAAATAGTAGACTAccaaaattcttatttattttctcaaaatttatttcctaGTTCCTCAAATATTTATCAGTCTGTCACTTTGCCATTGGATAGCAGCTCTTTTGTCAGCAGAGAAGTAAGTGAAGATGAGCACTGCAGGAATTTCTCAAGTGCAGACAAGCAAAAGGCAAGTGAAGCAATTCCTGCCATGGTACAGTATTTATCCACGGAAAGTCCTGCCATGACAGATACAGACTTGCAATTACAGGCTAAAGAAACAGCGCAGTTTTCTTTACAGACGAATAAGACAGGCAGTTCAGATCCAGCAACTTTGAAACAACATCTTGAATATGCAAAAGAAcaggaagagagaaattatGAACAAATGCATGTAACTAATGAAAGTCAATGTGAGACTGTAATGAATTACTTGATTATGTCATATTCAGAAGATAAATCTAAAACATTCATTGCCTCAGAAGAGGAATTAAAAGTGCCTTTATCCATAATGAACAATGGATGTCTTGAAGATGTAAAAGATAACTATTTACccttagaaaataaaatcacactCGAATTTgaactgaagagaaaatttgATTTAGTGCTAGAAGAGCTACGTATGTTTCATGAAATTAGCAAGGAAAGTGTAAACAATTTATCTAGTTTGGAAACAAACTTGCCCAACAGTTATGGggaattaaaaaatgctgagggaaaagatgaaaacatgGCAAGGgtttctcaaaggaaaatgtgtatttcttcTCCAATTTCTGGTaccacaaaaggaaaacacaaaactgaCAATAATGAAAGTTCATTACATGAAAagatattaaatgaaaatgaagaccAGAAAGTATCTAAGGAATATTCTATTTCAAGAATGTCATACGAAGAATTGCTGCACTCCCCTGCAGTAG
- the LOC107603491 gene encoding uncharacterized protein LOC107603491, translating to MRSAYSKRFLPASPDETECYLYAKRNKAESDQKIGEKEEQQKLEQSIHCGSKCQTSPHELLYLSERQNNWALEKESCDTARKTCMREFFSSKTCSTEGLACRVSENELFTKKWSPGNEDQSPIDDISLNVCGQPLETELLNVSSAADTCQNLPVLNPPQVQQNNSTERNNKRNEDNQLKQSSSDTFFNGNRFQTELLSQKSVFNKKWQQYQFFQIPFLNRTSSVFSPIENKKSKFLNNDFK from the exons ATGAGAAGTGCATATTCCAAAAGATTTTTACCTGCATCACCAGATGAAACTGAATGTTACCTGTATGCAAAGcgaaataaagcagaaagtgaTCAAAAAATCGGAGAGAAAGAGGAGCAGCAAAAGCTAGAACAAAGCATACACTGTGGGAGCAAGTGCCAAACATCACCACATGAACTCCTCTATTTgtcagaaagacaaaacaactGGGCATTAGAAAAAGAGAGCTGTGATACAGCAAGAAAAACTTGTATGAGAGAGTTTTTCAGTTCTAAAACTTGTAGTACTGAAGGATTAGCATGTAGAGTATCAGAAAATGAACTGTTCACCAAAAAATGGAGTCCTGGAAATGAAGACCAAAGTCCTATAGATGACATTTCCCTGAATGTATGTGGACAGCCTCTTGAAACAGAGCTGCTCAATGTGTCGAGCGCTGCTGACACATGTCAAAATCTACCAGTACTAAACCCGCCCCAAGTGCAGCAGAACAACAGTACAGAAcgaaataataaaagaaatgagGATAATCAGCTCAAACAAAGTTCTTCTGATACATTCTTCAATGGAAACAGGTTTCAGACTGAATTGTTAAGTCAAAAGTCTGTCTTCAATAAAAAGTGGCAGCAATACCAGTTTTTTCAAATTCCATTTTTGAATAGAACAAGTTCTGTGTTTTCACccatagaaaataaaaaaagtaaatttctgaACAAT gatttcaaataa